The DNA region AATGGTGACATTGGTAATTTGCCATTAAAAATTCTTGAAAGTAATACTACTACTCCAATGATTAAACTTAATGAAGATGGTAGTATGGATTACAATAATATAGATGAAAAAAAAGCAAAAGACAACGCCTATTTAAAACAGCTAATAGAACAATTTAAAAATGAAAATAAACCAATAGAGATTGTTTACGATGGTAAAGTTTTATCAACCTTATATTATGGTAATTCTCCGCTTTTAAAAAAGTTAAAATTTTATCCACTAGCTTTACTACTAATTATCCTGTTATTTGGTGCAGTGGTTTACTTTTTTTATAGAAGCAGTAAAATTGCTACACAGAATAAGTTATGGTCTGGAATGGCAAAAGAAACTGCACATCAAATTGGCACACCGTTATCTTCTTTAATTGGCTGGACAGAAATATTAAAATCTGAAAACACCAATCCAGAATATATCCTAGAAATTGAAAAAGATATTAATAGATTACAAACTATTACCGAGCGTTTTAGCAAAATAGGCTCTTTACCTACTTTAGAAAAACATGATATTGTAAAAGAAACTATAGACGCTTATAGTTATTTAAAATCAAGATCTTCTAAGCTAATAAACTTTAGTATAGATGCTCCAGATAATAGCATT from Mesoflavibacter profundi includes:
- a CDS encoding sensor histidine kinase; translation: MFFTKHRQLIRWIIIIASFGIISLILWNTYVFFQKFKAEERIKMQNWSFAQQDIIQNMDLNGDIGNLPLKILESNTTTPMIKLNEDGSMDYNNIDEKKAKDNAYLKQLIEQFKNENKPIEIVYDGKVLSTLYYGNSPLLKKLKFYPLALLLIILLFGAVVYFFYRSSKIATQNKLWSGMAKETAHQIGTPLSSLIGWTEILKSENTNPEYILEIEKDINRLQTITERFSKIGSLPTLEKHDIVKETIDAYSYLKSRSSKLINFSIDAPDNSIYVNLNKQLYGWTIENLVKNAIDAMKGKGNLKIQILPKDKFVEITVSDTGKGISKKEFNSIFEPGFTTKKRGWGLGLSLAKRIVEDFHEGKIKVQFSEIGVGTTMLITLKTV